From Chloroflexota bacterium, a single genomic window includes:
- a CDS encoding sugar ABC transporter permease encodes MVGWSGRRKALTILLFIAPTLIGILIFSVYPILYNTFISFTNRGMYRPNPDCTQTLTSIFEPSCWPMFRARAPKGIGQPYTVQTPFYGNYAALVGKLFTKESMVALLFILIALLPLWGARRLNQHYDRQLTRPVSSFVVWLGGIIGVILLAWVLKLPQQFSVLMKAGDFFVVTMRTILYVAICIPLFFIVGLTLALILNSSDLRGRTAFRVIMVVPWAASTVAIMMSLVWQFFFREQGTINQLLKLVGIQGPAWLNNSTLAFAVIVLANVWYTYPFFMTVILGALQSIPPEQYEAAEVDGANWWDKLTKITLPLLRPAVLPATVLSSITTFQMFGTVWAITQGRPSMGAGVPGATELVMVYAYKQIFQTNAYGRMGAYAVIMFVFLFIATLYSLRVTRITKGAYE; translated from the coding sequence ATGGTAGGCTGGTCTGGCCGCCGGAAGGCGCTAACAATTCTTCTCTTCATCGCGCCCACCCTTATCGGAATCCTGATCTTCAGCGTTTACCCCATCCTGTACAACACGTTCATCTCGTTCACGAACCGCGGGATGTACCGCCCAAACCCCGACTGCACCCAGACGCTCACCTCCATCTTTGAACCCTCGTGCTGGCCCATGTTCCGCGCGCGCGCACCGAAAGGTATTGGGCAACCCTACACCGTGCAGACTCCATTCTACGGCAACTACGCGGCTTTGGTGGGCAAGTTGTTCACCAAGGAGTCCATGGTGGCCTTATTGTTCATTCTCATCGCTCTTCTGCCGTTGTGGGGGGCGCGCCGCCTGAATCAACATTACGACCGACAATTGACCCGCCCCGTCTCGTCCTTTGTGGTGTGGCTCGGCGGTATCATCGGAGTGATTTTGCTCGCGTGGGTGCTGAAATTGCCACAGCAGTTTTCAGTCCTCATGAAGGCCGGCGACTTCTTCGTGGTAACGATGCGAACCATCCTCTACGTGGCCATCTGCATCCCGCTGTTCTTCATCGTGGGGCTGACGCTGGCCCTTATCCTGAACTCTAGCGACCTGCGCGGCCGGACGGCGTTCCGGGTCATCATGGTCGTGCCCTGGGCCGCATCCACCGTGGCCATCATGATGTCGCTGGTGTGGCAGTTCTTCTTCCGCGAGCAGGGCACCATCAACCAGTTGCTGAAACTGGTGGGCATCCAAGGCCCGGCGTGGCTGAACAACTCCACCCTGGCCTTCGCGGTCATCGTGCTCGCCAATGTGTGGTACACGTACCCGTTCTTCATGACGGTGATCCTCGGCGCGTTGCAGTCCATTCCGCCCGAGCAGTACGAAGCCGCCGAGGTGGACGGGGCCAACTGGTGGGACAAACTCACGAAGATCACCCTGCCGCTGCTGCGGCCCGCCGTGCTGCCCGCCACGGTGCTCAGTTCCATCACCACGTTCCAGATGTTCGGCACGGTCTGGGCGATCACCCAGGGGCGGCCCAGCATGGGCGCGGGCGTACCGGGCGCGACGGAACTGGTCATGGTGTACGCCTACAAGCAGATATTCCAGACGAACGCCTACGGCCGCATGGGCGCTTACGCGGTCATCATGTTCGTGTTCCTGTTCATCGCGACCCTGTATAGCCTGCGGGTTACGCGGATCACGAAAGGAGCCTACGAATGA
- a CDS encoding extracellular solute-binding protein, translating into MKKNLYLVLGLLVIVSMLAVACGAKPTPTAPPPYQAKPTPAPEPTTPPEPTEAPKPVKITIWHQWAGDYLTAIEQAFRDYEAAHPGVTIDLTKPDDVTAALKVAIPAGEGPDIIAWANDQIGANALIGNIVPLDDFGIDMNFLESTYEPAAVKGVVYQGKIWALPESQEGIAFVYNKALVTDEFLPKDPLNFDELLAKAKAFAEKNPGKYLVCNQGLGNPDAYHVAPIYFGFGLPGYVDDMGNVYMGSPESVKAAQWMVEFSKYAPKETSHDICKGLLTEGKVGAWWTGPWAIADIEKAGIDYGIAPMGRPFVGIKTVMLCKNAVDRGNQEVALDIMKYYTSAEVQKKITLANKTIPANTAALKDPEVQKLYTLAGFGASLNLGVPMGNSPFANAQWGPVGDATTALWTGAQTPEEAMAAAKEAIEKAVAEMK; encoded by the coding sequence ATGAAGAAGAACCTGTACCTCGTTCTGGGGCTGCTCGTCATCGTGAGCATGCTCGCCGTCGCTTGCGGCGCGAAGCCGACGCCGACCGCGCCGCCGCCGTATCAGGCCAAGCCTACGCCGGCGCCGGAACCGACGACCCCACCCGAACCGACCGAGGCGCCCAAGCCGGTCAAGATCACCATCTGGCACCAGTGGGCCGGCGACTATTTGACTGCCATTGAGCAGGCCTTCCGGGACTACGAGGCCGCGCATCCGGGCGTTACCATTGACCTCACCAAGCCCGATGATGTAACGGCCGCCCTGAAGGTCGCCATTCCCGCCGGCGAGGGCCCGGACATCATCGCCTGGGCCAACGACCAGATCGGTGCCAACGCCCTGATCGGCAACATCGTCCCCCTGGACGACTTCGGGATTGACATGAACTTCCTGGAGAGCACCTACGAGCCGGCTGCGGTCAAGGGCGTCGTGTACCAGGGCAAGATCTGGGCGCTCCCCGAGTCCCAGGAGGGTATCGCCTTCGTGTACAACAAGGCGCTCGTTACCGACGAGTTCCTGCCGAAGGATCCCCTCAACTTTGACGAACTCCTGGCCAAGGCCAAGGCCTTCGCCGAGAAAAACCCCGGCAAGTACCTGGTCTGCAACCAGGGCCTGGGCAACCCCGATGCCTATCACGTGGCTCCCATCTACTTCGGCTTCGGCCTGCCGGGCTACGTGGATGACATGGGCAACGTCTACATGGGCTCGCCCGAGAGCGTCAAGGCCGCCCAGTGGATGGTGGAGTTCAGCAAGTACGCTCCCAAGGAGACCAGCCACGACATCTGCAAGGGCCTGCTGACCGAAGGCAAGGTGGGCGCGTGGTGGACCGGCCCGTGGGCCATCGCCGACATTGAGAAGGCCGGCATTGACTACGGGATCGCCCCCATGGGTCGCCCGTTCGTCGGCATCAAGACGGTCATGCTCTGCAAGAACGCCGTGGATCGCGGCAACCAGGAAGTCGCTCTGGACATCATGAAGTACTACACCAGCGCCGAAGTCCAGAAGAAGATCACCCTGGCCAACAAGACGATCCCCGCCAACACGGCCGCGTTGAAGGACCCCGAGGTTCAGAAACTGTACACCCTGGCCGGGTTCGGCGCGTCCCTGAACTTGGGCGTTCCGATGGGCAACTCGCCGTTCGCCAACGCGCAGTGGGGCCCTGTTGGCGACGCCACCACCGCCCTGTGGACCGGCGCTCAAACCCCCGAAGAAGCGATGGCAGCGGCCAAGGAAGCCATTGAGAAGGCCGTCGCCGAGATGAAGTAA
- a CDS encoding ROK family transcriptional regulator encodes MREMNRSLILNVIRQEGSVSRAAIARRTRLSRSTVSSIVSELLEANLVHEVGRGRSSGGRRPILINLNYNAGYVVGVDLGATHIIVLVANLNGDVIARREADFSVAVGPDAGLNQIADAVRQCLADAGIPLERVLGVGMGVPGPVEYAEGRVVAPPIMPGWHGVALRDRLSRELGVPVYVDNDANLGALSEHCHGAGRGYTNLAYIKVGTGIGCGLILGGQLYRGESGSAGEIGHVTIDENGPPCKCGSYGCLESMAGGPAIALRAQQAIRAGQATSLAAIQPLESITARDVALAAQKGDKLAQQLFAEAGRHIGVALASLANLLNPGLIIIGGGVAQAGRLLLDPIRKTLEQRALQPVAQSTRVVQSVVGRDASALGAVDLALQEVFQSPALITCAAA; translated from the coding sequence ATGCGCGAGATGAACCGCTCGCTGATCCTGAACGTCATCCGACAGGAAGGATCGGTGTCCCGCGCTGCCATCGCGCGCCGCACGCGCTTGAGCCGCTCCACCGTCTCAAGCATCGTTTCGGAACTTCTGGAGGCCAACCTGGTTCACGAGGTTGGCCGGGGGCGGTCTAGTGGCGGCCGCCGTCCCATCCTCATCAACCTGAACTACAATGCAGGCTACGTGGTCGGGGTGGACCTCGGCGCGACCCACATCATCGTCCTCGTGGCGAACCTGAACGGCGACGTCATCGCGCGGAGGGAGGCCGATTTCTCCGTGGCCGTCGGCCCCGACGCGGGTCTGAATCAGATCGCCGACGCCGTGCGCCAGTGCCTTGCCGACGCGGGGATCCCGCTGGAGCGGGTTCTGGGCGTGGGCATGGGCGTGCCAGGCCCTGTGGAGTATGCCGAGGGGCGCGTGGTGGCCCCGCCCATCATGCCCGGCTGGCACGGCGTGGCCCTGCGCGACCGCCTTTCGCGCGAACTCGGCGTCCCGGTGTACGTGGACAACGACGCGAACCTGGGCGCTTTGAGCGAGCACTGCCATGGCGCGGGCCGGGGATACACCAACCTGGCCTACATCAAGGTGGGCACGGGCATCGGGTGCGGCCTCATCCTTGGGGGCCAACTGTATCGGGGCGAGTCCGGCAGCGCCGGCGAGATCGGCCACGTTACCATTGACGAGAACGGCCCGCCGTGCAAGTGCGGCAGTTACGGATGCCTGGAGAGTATGGCGGGCGGGCCGGCCATCGCGCTGCGCGCCCAGCAGGCCATCCGCGCCGGTCAGGCCACGTCCCTGGCCGCCATCCAGCCGCTGGAATCCATCACGGCCCGCGATGTGGCCCTGGCAGCCCAGAAAGGCGACAAACTGGCCCAGCAACTCTTCGCCGAGGCCGGCCGGCATATCGGCGTGGCCCTGGCGAGCCTGGCCAACCTGCTCAATCCGGGCCTCATCATCATCGGTGGGGGCGTGGCCCAGGCAGGGCGGCTGTTGCTGGATCCGATACGCAAAACCCTGGAGCAGCGCGCATTGCAACCGGTGGCTCAATCCACGCGCGTTGTTCAGTCTGTGGTGGGGCGTGATGCCTCGGCGCTTGGGGCGGTTGACCTGGCTTTGCAGGAAGTTTTCCAGTCTCCGGCGCTCATCACTTGCGCGGCGGCCTGA
- a CDS encoding HAMP domain-containing protein, with product MRTLWLKIVGVMAVVLILALGAVGYAYNRAATTGFDVYVSRGGQRWAEALAPQLEDYYARTGSWDGVAAFLESSATPGMGRGRGATAGQGGAYGAPAGQHVILADEQGRVVADSLGQLVGQSLGADELGQGVALAVGSRQVGTLVVSAPMLHEGPEAEFLAQVRNGIIVGGVVAGLLALALGSLLAFQITSPLRALTQAARRVAGGDLAQRIPVRSRDEVGELTQAFNDMASALERNETLRRNMMADIAHELRTPLAAMRGNLEGILDGVFPATGESVAPIYEQTLLLSRLVDDLRELALAEAGQMRLERRPLDVGELLQGVAAMVRPQAESQGVGVEVQVAAPLPAADADPTRIRQVLLNLVGNALRHTPAGGVITLSAEASEEGITVSVSDTGSGIDPADLPHIFDRFYRGDSSRARDTGGHGLGLAIVKRWVEIHGGRVWAENLPSGGARFSFTLPVRPGETL from the coding sequence ATGCGAACACTCTGGTTGAAAATCGTTGGCGTGATGGCCGTCGTTCTGATTCTGGCGCTGGGCGCGGTGGGCTATGCCTACAATCGGGCAGCGACCACCGGATTTGACGTGTACGTGAGCCGGGGAGGGCAGCGTTGGGCCGAGGCCCTGGCCCCGCAGTTGGAGGATTACTACGCCCGCACGGGGTCATGGGACGGAGTCGCGGCGTTCCTGGAGTCCTCTGCAACGCCAGGGATGGGCCGCGGGCGCGGCGCGACGGCCGGCCAGGGCGGGGCCTACGGCGCGCCTGCGGGCCAGCACGTGATCCTGGCGGACGAGCAGGGCCGCGTCGTGGCCGATTCCCTGGGGCAACTGGTCGGGCAGTCGCTCGGAGCCGATGAACTGGGGCAGGGCGTGGCGCTGGCCGTGGGCAGTCGGCAGGTGGGCACGCTGGTCGTATCCGCGCCCATGCTGCACGAAGGCCCCGAAGCGGAGTTCCTCGCCCAGGTGCGCAATGGCATCATCGTGGGCGGGGTGGTGGCGGGCCTGCTGGCGCTGGCCCTGGGCAGTCTGCTGGCGTTTCAAATCACGTCCCCGCTGCGCGCCCTGACCCAGGCCGCGCGGCGCGTGGCGGGCGGGGACCTGGCGCAGCGCATCCCCGTGCGCTCGCGCGACGAGGTGGGCGAACTCACCCAGGCATTCAACGACATGGCCTCGGCGCTGGAGCGGAACGAGACGCTGCGCCGCAACATGATGGCCGACATCGCCCACGAGTTGCGCACGCCCCTTGCGGCCATGCGCGGCAACCTGGAGGGAATCCTGGACGGCGTCTTCCCTGCCACGGGCGAGTCGGTCGCTCCCATCTATGAGCAGACGCTGCTTCTGTCGCGGTTGGTGGACGACCTGCGGGAACTAGCGCTGGCGGAGGCCGGGCAGATGCGGCTGGAGCGGCGGCCGCTGGATGTGGGCGAGTTGCTGCAAGGCGTGGCGGCCATGGTGCGGCCGCAGGCAGAGAGCCAGGGCGTCGGCGTGGAGGTGCAGGTGGCCGCGCCGCTCCCCGCCGCCGACGCCGACCCAACGCGCATTCGGCAGGTGCTGCTGAACCTGGTGGGGAACGCGCTGCGGCACACGCCTGCGGGCGGGGTGATCACGCTGAGCGCGGAGGCGTCGGAGGAGGGCATCACCGTGTCGGTGAGCGACACGGGATCGGGGATAGACCCTGCGGATCTGCCCCATATCTTTGACCGATTCTATCGCGGCGACTCATCCAGGGCGCGGGATACGGGCGGGCACGGCCTGGGGCTGGCGATTGTCAAGCGCTGGGTGGAGATTCACGGCGGGCGCGTGTGGGCCGAGAACCTGCCGTCGGGGGGCGCGCGGTTTTCCTTCACGTTGCCTGTGCGCCCCGGCGAGACTTTGTAA
- a CDS encoding response regulator transcription factor, giving the protein MTKKILVVDDEREIVKVVRAYLEDAGFSVVTAADGQEALTVFRHEKPALVVLDWMLPKMSGIDVCRILRKESDVPIIMLTARVDETDKLIGLELGADDYVTKPFSPRELVARVRAVLRRAEGGEAPPEVVEAGDVRLDLASRTVEVRGKRIDLTPTEFDLLAVLAQNPGRVFTRMQLLDKVQGYAYEGYERTIDVHIKNLRQKIEETPSQPRHIVTVYGVGYRFEA; this is encoded by the coding sequence ATGACGAAGAAAATCCTGGTTGTGGATGACGAACGCGAAATCGTAAAGGTGGTTCGCGCCTACCTGGAAGACGCGGGCTTCTCCGTCGTAACGGCGGCGGACGGGCAAGAGGCGCTGACGGTCTTCCGCCACGAGAAGCCGGCCCTGGTGGTCCTGGACTGGATGCTGCCCAAGATGAGCGGGATAGACGTGTGCCGCATCCTGCGCAAGGAGTCGGACGTGCCCATCATCATGCTCACGGCGCGGGTGGATGAGACCGACAAACTCATCGGCCTGGAACTGGGCGCCGATGACTACGTAACCAAGCCGTTCAGCCCGCGCGAGTTGGTGGCACGGGTGCGGGCCGTGCTGCGGCGCGCCGAGGGCGGCGAGGCCCCGCCCGAAGTCGTGGAGGCCGGCGACGTGCGACTGGATCTGGCCAGCCGCACGGTGGAGGTGCGCGGCAAGCGGATAGACCTGACGCCGACCGAGTTTGACCTGCTCGCCGTCCTGGCCCAGAACCCTGGGCGCGTCTTCACCCGCATGCAACTCCTGGACAAGGTGCAGGGCTACGCGTACGAAGGATACGAGCGCACCATTGACGTGCACATCAAGAACCTGCGGCAGAAGATAGAAGAGACGCCGTCGCAGCCGCGCCACATCGTTACCGTGTATGGGGTCGGCTATCGCTTTGAGGCGTGA
- a CDS encoding DUF3800 domain-containing protein, translating to MIPYIHVYADESRLKGERYMLIGGLWVPAPAEPALRGDIARLRTDSHLTAEFKWKKVSRAKLSAYQEMVNIFMEHCEAAFHCIVIDVALLDYDTFSRGDAELGFYKFYFQLISRKLIAGYHYLVFTDARRNRRAYRLDVLKICTNRWWAKQQGIPEATPVRAVEARDSKQDDLIQLTDILLGAVGYVWNSHTESPAKLNLIRHIEQRLGGVSLGKGTPQSSRKFNIWHWQPSAASRARQQKKRPGS from the coding sequence GTGATCCCATACATCCACGTCTATGCCGACGAGAGTCGCCTGAAGGGGGAGCGCTATATGCTGATCGGCGGACTATGGGTTCCCGCCCCCGCCGAACCTGCTTTGCGCGGAGACATCGCCCGATTGCGGACTGACTCGCACCTGACAGCCGAATTCAAGTGGAAAAAAGTCTCCCGCGCCAAATTATCGGCGTATCAAGAGATGGTGAACATATTCATGGAACACTGCGAGGCCGCGTTTCACTGCATTGTTATTGACGTTGCCCTTCTGGACTACGACACCTTCTCGCGTGGGGACGCCGAACTCGGGTTCTACAAGTTCTACTTCCAACTGATCAGTCGCAAATTGATCGCAGGCTATCATTACCTGGTTTTTACCGATGCCCGGCGAAACCGGCGTGCGTACAGACTGGACGTTCTCAAAATCTGCACAAACCGATGGTGGGCCAAACAGCAGGGTATTCCGGAAGCAACACCGGTACGCGCTGTTGAGGCTCGCGACTCCAAACAGGACGACCTGATCCAACTGACCGATATCCTTCTAGGTGCCGTGGGGTATGTGTGGAATAGCCATACCGAGAGTCCTGCCAAGTTGAACCTGATCAGGCACATTGAACAGCGGTTGGGCGGAGTCTCGTTGGGTAAGGGAACTCCACAGAGCAGCCGCAAGTTCAACATCTGGCACTGGCAGCCATCAGCCGCTTCCCGTGCCAGACAACAGAAAAAGCGCCCTGGCTCCTAA
- the hydA gene encoding dihydropyrimidinase, with product MDLVITNGTLITPDGPFKADVGIEGERIAAIGEGLKAPHTLDATGKYVLPGAIDVHVHMQMPVGDVVSSDDFYTGTVAAACGGTTTILDFVEPKGAQSLMDALHQRRAEADGRVAVDYGLHMTLNSDDPLRLAEIPPVMEAGCTTFKLYMAYEGLRLSDGAMLRALAALRKHRGLPIVHAENHDVIQYLTEQFLREGKATPHYHPLTRPDFMEGEATARALALARVVGLPMYIVHVSCAEALDALRRAREKGQPAFGETCPQYLLLTRAEYDRPGFEGAEFVMSPPLREEADATSLWNALASGDLQVAATDHCPFFYHGQKDKGRAAFNQIPGGAPGVETRLALLYTFGVRAERLSLARWVQVCCTEPARLFGLAPRKGNIAEGADADLVIFNPNRRVVLDHRTLHQNVDYTPYEGFELTGYPETVLLRGRVIVRDGEFVGRAGQGRFITRTLSGAWE from the coding sequence ATGGACCTTGTCATCACAAACGGCACACTCATCACCCCCGACGGGCCGTTCAAGGCCGACGTGGGGATAGAAGGCGAGCGCATCGCCGCCATCGGCGAAGGGCTGAAGGCCCCGCACACGCTGGACGCGACGGGCAAGTATGTGCTCCCCGGCGCCATTGACGTGCACGTGCACATGCAGATGCCCGTCGGTGATGTGGTGTCCAGCGACGACTTCTACACCGGCACCGTGGCCGCGGCGTGCGGCGGCACGACAACCATCCTTGACTTCGTGGAACCGAAGGGCGCCCAGTCGCTCATGGACGCCCTGCACCAGCGGCGGGCCGAGGCCGATGGCCGCGTGGCCGTGGACTACGGGCTGCACATGACGCTGAACTCCGACGACCCGCTGCGGCTCGCGGAGATTCCGCCCGTCATGGAGGCGGGGTGCACGACGTTCAAGTTGTACATGGCCTACGAGGGTTTGCGCCTGAGCGATGGGGCGATGCTCCGCGCCCTGGCCGCCCTGCGCAAACATCGGGGCCTTCCCATCGTGCACGCCGAGAACCACGACGTCATCCAGTACCTCACGGAGCAGTTCCTGCGCGAGGGCAAGGCCACCCCGCACTACCACCCCCTGACCCGCCCCGACTTCATGGAGGGCGAGGCGACGGCCAGGGCGCTGGCGCTGGCACGCGTGGTGGGGCTGCCCATGTACATCGTGCATGTCTCCTGCGCCGAGGCGCTGGACGCGCTGCGCAGGGCGCGGGAGAAGGGCCAGCCGGCCTTCGGCGAGACGTGCCCGCAGTACCTGCTGCTCACCCGCGCCGAGTACGACCGCCCCGGCTTTGAGGGCGCCGAGTTCGTCATGTCGCCCCCGCTGCGCGAAGAAGCCGACGCGACAAGCCTGTGGAATGCATTGGCTTCGGGCGACCTTCAGGTGGCGGCCACAGACCATTGCCCGTTCTTCTACCACGGGCAGAAGGACAAGGGCCGCGCCGCGTTCAACCAGATTCCCGGCGGCGCGCCCGGCGTGGAGACGCGCCTGGCGCTGCTGTACACCTTCGGCGTGCGCGCCGAGCGGCTGTCGCTGGCGCGGTGGGTGCAGGTGTGCTGCACCGAGCCGGCCCGCCTCTTCGGCCTGGCGCCCCGCAAGGGCAACATCGCCGAGGGCGCCGACGCCGACCTGGTCATCTTCAACCCCAACCGGCGCGTCGTCCTGGATCACCGAACCCTGCACCAAAACGTGGACTACACGCCCTACGAGGGGTTTGAACTCACCGGCTATCCGGAGACCGTGCTCCTGCGAGGGCGCGTCATCGTCCGCGACGGCGAGTTCGTGGGCCGCGCGGGGCAGGGCCGCTTCATCACGCGCACGCTATCGGGCGCGTGGGAGTGA